The sequence below is a genomic window from Tenacibaculum tangerinum.
CATAGTTTCAAAATCTTTTGAAAAAAATAATTCTAATTGTTCTTCAAATGATTGAACAAGTTCATCAACTTTATATGGTTCTGAAATTGTATTAATCATTTTTTATAGTTTTATATTTAATCTGTTCTTCTGCGGCTTTCAATGCATTTAAACCTTCTTTTTCATTTTTAACAATGTCATAAATTTTAGTAGCAATCCACAGAGCTTCCAGTTCCTCAAATGAGAAATTGAAAGTTTCACTAATAGTTTTCAGATGTTCACGTTTAATTGCTTTTTGGTCGTTCTCAACTTTACTTAAGTATCCGTCTCCAATTTTAAGAATAGCGGCAAGCTGTCTTTGAAACATTCCAGAAGATTCTCGTAATTCTTTGATTTTTTGTCCGAGTGTCATTTTACCAAATTTAGACTTGACTATTTAAGGTCAAATCTAATAATATTTTTCGGAAATGTATTCAGAAGCGTTGGAAAGATTTTAGCTCTTTTGGTTTTTTAAGTTTTGGCTTTTGTGTCGGCAAAAACCAAATGTGCTAAAATGTGCGGCTGGCTTTTCAGCTTGTGTACAACGGTTTTGGCTATGGTTTCGTTACGGAATGGTAAGCGAGTATCA
It includes:
- a CDS encoding helix-turn-helix domain-containing protein is translated as MTLGQKIKELRESSGMFQRQLAAILKIGDGYLSKVENDQKAIKREHLKTISETFNFSFEELEALWIATKIYDIVKNEKEGLNALKAAEEQIKYKTIKND